One window of Paludibacter propionicigenes WB4 genomic DNA carries:
- a CDS encoding acyl-CoA dehydrogenase family protein: MNFFNDNPAIKFQLSHPLMTKIVALKERNFVEKDKYDYASRDFEDAIDNYEKVLEIIGEVCGEIIAPNAESVDHDGPEVINSRVKYARGTQENHDALTQAGVYGITLPRQYGGLNFPMVAYVMSGEMVSRADAGFANIWGLQDCAETISEFASDEIKAEFLPRVAEGATCSMDLTEPDAGSDLQAVQLKATYNENDGLWYLNGVKRFITNGDAQIKLVLARSEEGTSDGRGLSYFVAENKHDNTVLVRRIENKLGIKGSPTCELVFNNTPAKLVGTRRLGLIKYVMSLMNGARLGIGAQSVGLSAAAYNEALAYARDRRQFGKAIIEFPAVFEMVSIIKAKLDASRALLYETTRFVDIYKAYEAIENERKLEADEKADYKEYSKLADALTPMLKMFTSEYANQNAYDCIQVHGGSGFMKDYACERLFRDARIMTIYEGTSQLQVVAAIRHVTTGNYLKIIRDYDAQPIKPEFTSFRKRLQIMTNLYANAVARVTEAKNQEYLDFQARRLVEMAGHIVMSYLLIIDASRDTEDLFRKSAEVYLNYGEVEVRRHAAFIKTFDVENVDVYKVV; encoded by the coding sequence ATGAACTTTTTTAACGACAATCCCGCAATAAAATTTCAACTGTCTCATCCATTGATGACAAAAATAGTTGCCCTCAAGGAGCGCAATTTTGTTGAAAAAGATAAATATGATTATGCATCCCGCGATTTTGAGGATGCAATTGACAACTACGAAAAAGTACTTGAAATTATCGGGGAAGTTTGTGGTGAAATTATTGCTCCTAATGCTGAGAGCGTTGACCATGATGGTCCTGAAGTTATCAACAGCCGTGTAAAATACGCTCGCGGAACACAGGAAAACCACGATGCACTGACTCAGGCTGGTGTTTATGGTATTACTTTACCTCGTCAGTATGGCGGTTTAAATTTCCCAATGGTGGCTTATGTTATGTCGGGCGAAATGGTTTCGCGCGCCGATGCCGGATTTGCCAATATCTGGGGACTTCAGGACTGTGCCGAAACAATTTCTGAATTTGCCTCAGATGAGATAAAAGCTGAATTTCTTCCTCGGGTAGCCGAAGGAGCTACTTGCTCGATGGACCTTACAGAGCCCGATGCAGGATCTGATTTACAAGCCGTGCAATTGAAAGCCACTTATAACGAAAACGACGGACTGTGGTATCTGAACGGAGTAAAACGCTTTATTACCAACGGAGATGCTCAAATTAAACTTGTTTTAGCCCGTTCGGAAGAAGGCACCAGCGATGGTCGTGGACTTTCGTACTTTGTGGCCGAAAACAAACATGATAACACTGTTTTGGTACGTCGTATCGAAAACAAACTGGGTATCAAAGGATCTCCAACTTGCGAACTTGTATTCAACAATACACCTGCAAAACTGGTTGGAACACGTCGTTTAGGACTTATCAAATACGTAATGTCTTTGATGAATGGCGCTCGTTTGGGCATCGGTGCTCAGTCTGTGGGACTTTCGGCAGCTGCATACAACGAGGCATTGGCTTACGCCCGTGATCGTCGTCAGTTCGGTAAAGCCATTATTGAATTCCCAGCTGTATTTGAAATGGTATCAATTATCAAGGCTAAACTTGATGCTTCTCGTGCTCTACTTTACGAAACAACACGCTTTGTAGATATTTATAAAGCTTACGAGGCTATAGAAAATGAAAGAAAGCTTGAAGCTGACGAAAAAGCTGACTATAAGGAATATTCTAAACTGGCCGATGCATTGACTCCTATGCTCAAGATGTTTACCAGCGAATATGCCAACCAAAATGCTTACGACTGTATTCAGGTTCACGGAGGTTCAGGCTTTATGAAAGATTATGCCTGCGAACGCTTATTCCGTGATGCCCGTATCATGACAATCTACGAAGGAACTTCTCAATTGCAGGTAGTGGCTGCTATCCGTCACGTAACGACAGGCAATTACCTGAAAATAATTCGTGATTATGATGCTCAACCTATCAAACCAGAATTTACATCGTTCCGCAAACGCTTGCAGATTATGACCAACCTGTATGCTAACGCGGTTGCACGTGTAACCGAAGCTAAAAATCAGGAATATCTGGATTTTCAAGCTCGTCGTCTGGTAGAAATGGCAGGACACATCGTTATGAGTTACCTGTTAATCATTGATGCTTCGCGCGATACCGAAGATTTGTTCCGTAAATCTGCGGAGGTTTACCTGAATTATGGCGAAGTAGAAGTGCGCAGACATGCTGCATTTATCAAAACATTTGATGTTGAAAATGTTGATGTTTATAAAGTAGTTTAA
- a CDS encoding cold-shock protein, whose amino-acid sequence MSKGTVKFFNESKGFGFISEDGSKKEHFVHISGLIDQIREGDTVEFDLQEGKKGLNAVNVKVI is encoded by the coding sequence ATGAGCAAAGGAACAGTTAAATTCTTCAATGAATCTAAAGGCTTTGGATTCATCAGCGAAGATGGTTCAAAAAAAGAACATTTTGTACACATTTCTGGATTAATCGATCAAATTCGTGAAGGCGATACCGTCGAATTTGATTTGCAGGAAGGCAAAAAAGGATTAAATGCAGTAAATGTGAAAGTAATTTAG
- a CDS encoding Gfo/Idh/MocA family protein, whose product MENKKIKWGILSTGWIAHKFATALQVVDNCEICAVGSRNLESALSFASEFNIPKAYGSYEELVKDIDVDVIYIGTPHNLHLENTLLALNHNKNVLCEKPMGVNEREVNIMIDKAKEKNLFLMEALWSRFLPNIIKAKDLITEGQIGEVNFLKASFCIRSSGAQQYRHFNIDLCGGTTLDIGIYNIFLSLFLLGKPDKMVAVAGLNDQGCDTNSSYVFNYGKEKLAVMYSSFLADLPVVAEIHGTKGKIILEHMWFCPGNVKLISDTGVEQIFDFEINGNGYELEAQEVVHCVLNEQKQSDKWSLEHSLELVRAMDEIRHQCGIVYPNHDL is encoded by the coding sequence ATGGAAAACAAAAAAATAAAATGGGGCATATTAAGTACCGGGTGGATTGCGCATAAATTTGCTACAGCGCTTCAGGTTGTAGACAACTGTGAAATATGCGCTGTTGGTTCCAGAAACTTAGAGTCAGCGTTAAGTTTTGCCTCTGAGTTTAATATCCCCAAGGCATATGGAAGTTATGAAGAACTCGTAAAAGATATCGACGTCGACGTAATTTACATAGGCACACCGCATAATCTTCATCTTGAGAATACTCTGTTGGCTTTGAATCATAACAAGAATGTGCTTTGTGAGAAACCTATGGGGGTGAATGAGCGTGAGGTGAACATAATGATTGATAAGGCTAAAGAGAAAAATCTCTTTTTAATGGAAGCCCTGTGGAGTCGTTTTCTTCCGAATATTATTAAAGCTAAAGATCTGATAACCGAAGGTCAGATTGGAGAAGTAAACTTTTTAAAGGCGTCATTTTGCATACGTTCCAGTGGTGCTCAGCAATACCGACATTTTAATATTGATCTGTGTGGTGGTACTACATTGGATATCGGAATCTATAATATCTTCCTGTCTTTATTTCTTCTGGGCAAGCCGGATAAAATGGTTGCTGTTGCGGGATTGAACGATCAGGGGTGCGATACAAATAGCAGCTATGTCTTTAATTATGGAAAAGAAAAGCTGGCGGTGATGTATTCTTCTTTTTTGGCAGATTTGCCGGTTGTGGCTGAAATTCATGGTACGAAAGGAAAAATAATACTGGAGCATATGTGGTTTTGTCCCGGTAATGTGAAACTGATTTCTGATACAGGAGTTGAGCAAATTTTTGATTTTGAAATAAACGGGAACGGTTATGAGCTTGAAGCACAGGAAGTCGTTCATTGCGTTTTAAACGAACAAAAGCAAAGTGATAAGTGGAGTTTGGAGCACAGCCTGGAATTAGTCAGAGCTATGGATGAAATCAGACATCAATGTGGAATTGTCTATCCTAACCATGATTTATAA
- a CDS encoding GNAT family N-acetyltransferase encodes MIEFQLKPCTEAQLPEILAIFNDAILNSTALYEYKVRTLERMNAWYADKIKGDYPVVGAFAQDGKLLGFSTYGMFRVQPAYKYTVEHSVYVRSDMRGRGLGKVLLLDIIKRAQEQNYHSLIGVIDADNTVSIKLHENEGFVLTGVLKEAGYKFGRWLDAAFYQLLLKTPEVPTEE; translated from the coding sequence ATGATAGAATTTCAATTAAAACCCTGCACCGAAGCCCAATTACCAGAAATATTAGCCATTTTCAATGATGCAATACTTAATTCAACGGCTTTGTACGAATATAAGGTTCGTACTTTAGAACGAATGAATGCGTGGTACGCCGATAAAATAAAAGGTGATTATCCTGTAGTTGGTGCATTTGCGCAAGATGGAAAGTTATTGGGCTTTTCGACTTATGGAATGTTTCGCGTGCAACCTGCTTATAAATATACTGTTGAGCATTCGGTTTATGTGCGTAGTGACATGCGTGGTCGTGGATTGGGGAAAGTGTTGCTGCTTGATATTATAAAAAGAGCTCAGGAGCAAAATTATCATTCGTTGATAGGTGTTATTGATGCTGATAATACAGTTAGCATAAAGCTGCATGAGAATGAAGGATTTGTTCTTACGGGAGTTCTGAAGGAAGCCGGTTACAAATTTGGGCGATGGCTCGATGCTGCGTTTTATCAGTTACTACTTAAAACTCCAGAAGTTCCAACCGAAGAATAA
- a CDS encoding DUF421 domain-containing protein, with the protein MVNYGLKYLQYRFPKFNKAIEGDATMLVYKGKMIESHMKKAKITSEELMEAVREHGVATVKEVDLAILEVDGSISVLSNQYQKRTTKRRKSHKVITKQES; encoded by the coding sequence GTGGTGAATTACGGCTTAAAGTATCTCCAGTATCGGTTTCCAAAGTTTAATAAAGCGATTGAAGGAGACGCGACGATGCTTGTTTATAAAGGAAAAATGATAGAATCGCACATGAAGAAAGCGAAAATTACATCCGAAGAGCTTATGGAGGCTGTGCGTGAACATGGAGTTGCCACCGTCAAGGAAGTAGATTTAGCCATTCTGGAAGTGGATGGAAGTATCAGTGTCCTTTCCAATCAGTATCAGAAAAGAACTACCAAACGACGAAAATCTCATAAGGTCATTACCAAACAAGAAAGTTAG
- a CDS encoding alpha/beta fold hydrolase: protein MKDFYLQQEDYHLFIRQIDTFPKNGNKPTLVFLHDSWGCVEMWGNFPEVLIGMTGLNALLYDRRGYGQSSPFAVTQRTEFYLHDEAHELVRILDSLNINDVIIYGHSDGATIALLTASFYPARVKGLILEGAHSFIEDSGKAAVLETRERAKTTSLLESLIKYHGAKTSELFRLWHETWLSDYFAEWTIVPLLRNIACPVLAFQGESDEFGSVEQLYVLKREISGSVRVSEIPCAGHTPRKEAEVSTLQLIKEWLDITKLQ from the coding sequence ATGAAAGATTTTTATTTGCAGCAAGAAGATTATCACCTATTTATTAGGCAAATAGATACGTTTCCAAAGAACGGAAATAAACCAACTTTAGTTTTTTTGCATGACTCGTGGGGCTGTGTGGAAATGTGGGGCAATTTTCCGGAGGTGTTAATAGGTATGACCGGACTCAATGCATTGTTATATGACCGACGCGGTTATGGGCAGTCTTCACCGTTTGCTGTGACTCAGCGTACTGAGTTTTATTTACATGATGAGGCTCATGAGTTAGTTCGGATTCTTGATTCTTTGAATATCAATGATGTAATTATCTATGGTCACAGCGATGGTGCTACAATAGCACTGCTTACAGCATCGTTTTATCCCGCCAGAGTCAAGGGATTGATACTGGAAGGTGCTCATAGTTTTATAGAGGATTCAGGTAAAGCTGCTGTGCTCGAAACCCGTGAGCGCGCAAAGACTACGAGTTTACTTGAAAGCCTGATCAAATATCATGGGGCTAAGACTTCTGAGCTTTTCCGACTTTGGCACGAAACATGGTTAAGTGATTATTTTGCTGAATGGACAATAGTACCTTTACTTCGGAACATCGCATGTCCGGTACTTGCTTTTCAGGGAGAGTCTGATGAGTTCGGGAGTGTGGAGCAACTATATGTGTTGAAAAGAGAAATTTCGGGTTCTGTTCGTGTTTCGGAAATACCATGTGCCGGACATACACCTCGTAAAGAAGCTGAAGTATCGACCTTACAGTTGATTAAAGAATGGCTTGATATTACTAAACTGCAATAA